A region from the Candidatus Polarisedimenticolia bacterium genome encodes:
- a CDS encoding aminotransferase class IV produces MPLPDTTLENARAALIEVGRKARAFVSMPVVEGVTPRILLDPARSAAQEAAEGLPRRHGTFRLDEIGLPLLDHVVLYGDACFEGILIKHGRVFLLREHLDRLWRSAAELGIAVPYSREALALHLLETIRQVPFEPQDNSYIRLVVSRGPGDLGINPKKCIGSSLFALVSTIRLYPREAYERGITLGIARVIRRPGANILDPRIKSNNYLNNVLALREGCNGDEHVECIMLNEAGFVAEATVDNIFVVLKEKGWEKDPARVRVVTPAEAYCLNGITRMTILRLAREMGFTTEESPILLPLDLVGENREVFMTGTGAFVMPIVGVGGHRVGDGKPGKVTRDLLARITETMAEPGFGLEVGADAAEVRRYLTA; encoded by the coding sequence ATGCCGTTGCCGGATACCACCCTAGAGAACGCCAGGGCCGCTCTGATCGAGGTCGGCAGAAAAGCCCGGGCCTTCGTCTCGATGCCGGTGGTGGAAGGCGTGACTCCCCGCATCCTCCTAGATCCCGCCCGCTCCGCGGCGCAGGAAGCCGCCGAAGGGCTGCCCCGCCGCCACGGCACCTTCCGCCTGGACGAGATCGGGCTGCCTCTGCTGGATCACGTGGTGCTCTACGGCGATGCCTGCTTCGAGGGAATCCTCATCAAGCACGGACGCGTCTTCCTGCTGCGGGAGCACCTGGACCGTCTCTGGCGGTCGGCCGCGGAACTCGGCATCGCGGTTCCCTACTCGCGCGAGGCGCTGGCGCTGCATCTGCTGGAGACGATCCGCCAGGTGCCGTTCGAGCCTCAGGACAATTCCTACATCAGGCTGGTGGTGAGCCGCGGACCCGGAGATCTCGGGATAAACCCCAAGAAGTGCATCGGCTCCTCCCTCTTTGCCCTGGTTTCCACGATCAGGCTCTATCCGCGGGAGGCCTACGAGCGCGGAATCACGCTGGGAATCGCCCGCGTGATCCGCCGGCCGGGAGCGAACATCCTCGACCCGCGTATCAAGAGCAACAACTACCTGAACAACGTCCTGGCTCTCAGGGAAGGCTGCAATGGCGACGAGCATGTCGAGTGCATCATGCTCAACGAGGCGGGCTTCGTGGCGGAGGCCACCGTCGACAACATTTTCGTGGTCCTCAAGGAAAAGGGGTGGGAAAAAGACCCCGCCCGAGTGCGGGTGGTTACTCCGGCGGAAGCTTACTGCCTGAACGGGATCACCCGAATGACCATCCTGCGACTGGCCCGCGAGATGGGCTTCACGACCGAGGAGTCGCCCATCCTCCTGCCGCTCGATCTGGTCGGAGAGAATCGTGAGGTCTTCATGACCGGGACCGGCGCTTTCGTCATGCCGATCGTTGGAGTCGGCGGCCACCGCGTCGGGGACGGCAAGCCCGGCAAAGTCACCCGGGACCTCCTGGCCCGGATCACCGAGACGATGGCGGAGCCGGGCTTCGGCCTCGAAG
- a CDS encoding sensor domain-containing diguanylate cyclase, producing MNEAPSILREVTLWPLGGIALLSFVLGYFLARMGRGEASRTRGPSQESTAFVDLETFRESQKIKARLELENQTFSEFFQLLTDFTRELDGNMDISLLPRRLLGIIDKIFLPSQILIFITDPVLTDRLILKESKSSSKDALVPREIPFGEGKIGWVAQSRTTMDQEDFVREMRTGGANLDAPGHFRFKVDLCAPMLENNQSLQGVISVGGITRHPKFEKRLLSMIADLGAMSLMNRRLMEGQRRKANSDGLTGLITKRYLQELLGEEIHKAEVETKPVSLFIFDLDHFKKLNDTHGHLTGDLVLKETAEVVRKTVREGDIAARWGGEEFLVILPETPKEGAWLAAEKVRQALAKHVFHDEAGDPIAAVTLSGGVATFPGDGRTQSQLVGAADEALYGAKRSGRNKVMKAEPKFLSEAGAELVFGEGSGAA from the coding sequence ATGAATGAGGCACCTTCGATTCTCCGGGAAGTCACGCTCTGGCCGCTGGGTGGCATTGCCCTGTTGTCCTTCGTCCTCGGCTACTTCCTGGCCCGCATGGGACGCGGCGAAGCCTCCCGGACGCGTGGCCCTTCCCAGGAGTCCACCGCCTTCGTGGACCTGGAGACTTTCCGCGAATCACAGAAGATCAAGGCACGGCTGGAGCTCGAGAACCAGACCTTTTCCGAGTTCTTCCAGCTGCTCACCGATTTCACGCGCGAGCTGGACGGCAACATGGACATCTCGCTCCTGCCCAGGCGTCTGCTGGGCATCATCGACAAGATTTTCCTCCCCAGCCAGATCCTGATTTTTATCACCGATCCCGTTCTCACGGACCGCTTGATCCTCAAGGAATCCAAGAGCAGCTCGAAAGATGCGCTCGTGCCGCGTGAGATTCCCTTCGGAGAGGGGAAGATCGGCTGGGTCGCCCAGAGCCGGACGACCATGGACCAGGAGGACTTCGTGCGTGAGATGCGCACCGGCGGCGCCAATCTCGACGCCCCAGGACACTTTCGATTCAAGGTAGACCTGTGCGCCCCGATGCTGGAGAACAACCAGAGCCTCCAGGGGGTGATCTCGGTGGGCGGAATCACGCGCCATCCGAAATTCGAGAAGCGGCTGCTCTCCATGATTGCCGATCTGGGGGCCATGTCGCTGATGAACCGGCGGCTCATGGAAGGACAGCGGAGGAAGGCGAATTCCGACGGTCTCACCGGCCTGATCACCAAGCGCTACCTGCAGGAGCTGCTGGGCGAGGAGATTCACAAGGCGGAGGTCGAGACAAAGCCGGTGTCACTGTTCATCTTCGATCTGGACCACTTCAAGAAGCTCAACGATACACACGGCCACCTGACGGGAGACCTGGTCCTCAAGGAAACGGCCGAAGTGGTCCGGAAGACGGTGCGCGAGGGGGACATCGCGGCGCGCTGGGGAGGAGAGGAATTCCTGGTCATCCTGCCGGAGACGCCCAAGGAGGGTGCCTGGCTGGCCGCTGAAAAAGTGCGGCAGGCGCTGGCCAAACACGTCTTTCACGACGAAGCCGGCGATCCGATCGCCGCGGTCACGCTCAGCGGTGGTGTCGCGACTTTTCCCGGAGACGGCAGGACACAATCACAGCTGGTGGGAGCGGCGGACGAGGCACTCTACGGCGCCAAGCGCTCGGGACGGAACAAGGTCATGAAGGCGGAGCCCAAGTTCCTCTCGGAAGCGGGTGCCGAACTGGTGTTCGGCGAGGGGAGCGGGGCGGCTTAG
- a CDS encoding sigma-54 dependent transcriptional regulator, whose translation MNKHSLRILVLDPDETTGAEALRSLGQDGFRVSAVVTLKRALRLLARRDYDLAVVALGVAGLGPRPLFARLREAAPAIPILALVEPGKMVHAVRALKGGAEDCLSKPVDPFELRRRVGRILERKDLADRLAHLQSALSERYSLSSIVQNSPAMKGVVQRITQVAAANSTILILGESGVGKELVAKAIHYNSPRRHRPFLAINCSAIPASLIESELFGHERGAFTGAVERVRGKFEMAEGGTIFLDEVGEMDLPTQVKLLRVLEEREFMRVGGTRNIRIDVRVLAATNAALQQRIRQGQFREDLYFRLQVITLQVPPLRQRSADLPELVRTFLDSMARANSVPPKEISPEALFLLSHYAWPGNVRELKNLLESLVVMLPGDRIEAADLPAVVKGERGAEELMPRVEAGMTLKEMERELISKTLARTEGNRTRAARMLAIGVRTLHRKIREYNLR comes from the coding sequence ATGAACAAGCATTCCCTGCGCATTCTGGTCCTCGACCCCGACGAGACCACGGGCGCCGAGGCGCTGCGGTCTCTCGGACAGGATGGATTCCGCGTCTCGGCCGTCGTCACCTTGAAGCGCGCCCTGAGGCTTCTGGCACGACGTGACTACGATCTCGCGGTGGTCGCCCTGGGCGTGGCCGGGCTGGGGCCTCGCCCTCTGTTCGCACGGCTGCGCGAAGCCGCCCCGGCGATTCCGATTCTCGCCCTAGTCGAGCCGGGGAAGATGGTCCATGCGGTGCGCGCCCTCAAGGGAGGCGCCGAGGACTGCCTCTCGAAGCCGGTCGATCCCTTCGAGCTGCGCCGCCGCGTCGGCAGGATCCTGGAGCGCAAGGACCTCGCTGATCGGCTGGCGCACCTCCAGTCGGCGCTCTCGGAGCGCTATTCGCTGTCGAGCATCGTGCAGAACTCGCCCGCCATGAAGGGGGTGGTGCAGCGGATCACGCAGGTCGCGGCGGCCAACAGCACCATCCTGATCCTGGGCGAGAGCGGCGTGGGGAAGGAGCTGGTGGCCAAGGCGATCCACTACAACAGCCCGCGCCGGCACCGGCCTTTCCTGGCCATCAACTGCTCCGCCATTCCCGCGAGCCTCATCGAGAGCGAGCTGTTCGGTCACGAGCGGGGGGCTTTCACGGGGGCGGTCGAGCGGGTGCGGGGAAAGTTCGAGATGGCCGAGGGAGGGACGATCTTCCTGGACGAGGTCGGCGAGATGGACCTTCCGACCCAGGTCAAGCTGCTGCGCGTCCTGGAAGAGCGCGAGTTCATGCGCGTGGGAGGCACCCGCAACATCCGCATCGACGTGCGCGTCCTGGCGGCGACCAACGCCGCCTTGCAGCAGCGCATCCGCCAGGGGCAATTCCGCGAAGACCTCTATTTCCGGCTTCAGGTCATCACGCTGCAGGTCCCGCCGCTGCGCCAGCGCTCGGCGGATCTGCCCGAGCTGGTGCGCACCTTCCTGGATTCGATGGCCCGCGCCAACTCGGTCCCGCCGAAGGAAATCTCTCCCGAGGCCCTGTTCCTGCTGAGCCACTACGCCTGGCCGGGAAACGTGCGCGAGCTGAAGAACCTCCTGGAAAGCCTGGTCGTCATGCTGCCGGGCGACCGCATCGAGGCGGCCGATCTCCCCGCCGTGGTGAAGGGCGAGCGCGGCGCCGAGGAGCTCATGCCGCGGGTCGAGGCCGGGATGACCCTGAAGGAGATGGAGCGCGAGCTGATCAGCAAGACGCTGGCGAGGACGGAAGGGAACCGGACGCGCGCCGCCCGGATGCTCGCGATCGGCGTCCGGACCTTGCACCGGAAGATTCGGGAGTACAATCTGCGCTGA
- the thiS gene encoding sulfur carrier protein ThiS → MKIVVNGEEREIAEGATLATLIELLQLPPGRIAVERNREVVPRAKHAETVLHEGDLLEMVRFMGGG, encoded by the coding sequence ATGAAGATCGTGGTCAACGGAGAGGAGCGGGAAATCGCCGAGGGGGCCACCCTCGCGACGCTGATCGAGCTCCTGCAGCTCCCTCCCGGGCGGATCGCGGTCGAGCGGAACCGCGAAGTGGTGCCCCGCGCGAAGCACGCCGAGACGGTGCTGCATGAAGGCGACCTCCTCGAGATGGTCCGCTTCATGGGGGGGGGATGA
- a CDS encoding thiazole synthase, with the protein MRGKGPLQLGDRRFSSRLILGTGKYPSETIMQQALEASGTELVTVAVRRVDLGARGKGSLLDFIDPARYTLLPNTAGCTTAGEAVRTARLAAEAGLSSMVKLEVIGDQRTLFPDVEGLLEATRILVKEGFTVLPYTSDDLVTARKLRDAGAAAIMPLGAPIGSGLGIQNRTNLRLLLEEILDLPVIVDAGVGTASDASIAMELGCDGVLMNTGIASASDPVRMARAMRLAVEAGRLAHEAGRIPKKAAGCASSPTDWMIE; encoded by the coding sequence ATGAGAGGCAAGGGCCCCTTGCAGCTGGGAGATCGACGCTTCTCCTCCCGCCTGATCCTCGGGACCGGCAAGTATCCCTCCGAGACGATCATGCAGCAGGCGCTGGAAGCTTCGGGCACCGAGCTCGTGACCGTCGCCGTCCGGCGCGTCGATCTGGGGGCGAGGGGGAAGGGCTCGCTGCTCGACTTCATCGATCCGGCCCGCTACACGCTGCTTCCGAACACCGCCGGCTGCACGACGGCGGGCGAAGCGGTGCGCACCGCCCGGCTGGCGGCGGAGGCGGGTCTCTCTTCCATGGTGAAGCTGGAAGTCATCGGGGATCAGCGCACTCTCTTCCCCGACGTCGAGGGGCTGCTGGAAGCGACAAGGATCCTTGTCAAGGAAGGGTTCACTGTCCTGCCCTACACTTCGGACGATCTGGTGACGGCCAGGAAGCTGCGCGATGCGGGGGCCGCGGCCATCATGCCGCTGGGGGCGCCGATCGGTTCGGGGCTTGGAATCCAGAATCGCACAAACCTAAGACTCCTGCTCGAGGAGATCCTCGATCTTCCGGTCATCGTCGACGCCGGAGTGGGGACCGCCTCGGATGCTTCCATCGCGATGGAGCTGGGCTGCGACGGCGTCCTGATGAACACCGGCATCGCATCGGCCTCCGATCCGGTGCGCATGGCGAGGGCGATGCGCCTCGCGGTGGAGGCAGGGCGGCTGGCCCATGAAGCGGGGAGGATCCCGAAAAAAGCCGCCGGCTGCGCCAGCAGCCCCACCGACTGGATGATCGAATAG